In one window of Chryseobacterium viscerum DNA:
- a CDS encoding alpha/beta fold hydrolase, protein MNPVETGYKKVNGIQLYYEIYGSGKPLVLIHGGGSSILYDFKEVIARLEDKFQLIGIDLQNHGRSEHRDIPETFEQDADDVAGVLAELNIGKASFWGFSNGGSTVMQIGHRHPGIVEKLVVASAFYKRSGMIDGFFEGMQDATFDSMPEPFKINFLNLNPDFSKLENLFEKDCTRMQTFQDWNDEVLASIKSPTLFISGDQDVMKPEHAAAMWRLVKGSRLMILPATHGVYMMPDFDGSMDTNLIDFTVREVEKFINH, encoded by the coding sequence ATGAATCCAGTAGAAACAGGCTATAAGAAAGTCAACGGAATCCAATTGTATTATGAGATCTATGGATCAGGAAAACCTTTGGTTTTAATTCATGGAGGAGGTTCTTCCATTTTGTATGATTTTAAAGAAGTTATTGCAAGACTGGAAGATAAGTTTCAGCTCATAGGAATAGACCTGCAAAACCATGGACGAAGTGAACACCGCGATATTCCTGAAACTTTTGAACAAGATGCAGACGATGTAGCCGGAGTACTGGCAGAGCTTAACATTGGAAAAGCTTCTTTCTGGGGCTTCAGTAATGGAGGAAGTACCGTAATGCAGATTGGGCACCGCCATCCCGGAATCGTTGAAAAACTGGTTGTTGCCTCAGCTTTTTATAAAAGAAGCGGAATGATAGACGGTTTTTTTGAAGGAATGCAGGATGCCACTTTTGATTCGATGCCGGAACCTTTCAAAATTAATTTTTTAAATCTTAATCCAGATTTCTCAAAACTGGAAAATCTTTTTGAGAAAGACTGCACAAGGATGCAGACATTTCAAGACTGGAATGATGAGGTACTGGCTTCTATCAAATCACCAACATTATTCATCAGCGGTGACCAGGACGTCATGAAACCGGAACATGCTGCAGCAATGTGGCGCCTGGTAAAAGGCTCCCGGTTAATGATACTTCCCGCAACTCACGGTGTCTATATGATGCCTGACTTTGACGGAAGTATGGATACCAACTTAATAGACTTTACCGTCAGAGAAGTAGAAAAATTTATAAACCACTAA
- a CDS encoding VOC family protein, with the protein MVKRIVANIKTNDLSRANQFYQDILELDVLMDHGWIKTLGNDEEAKVQISFAEQGGNDTEVPDLSIEVDNVDEVYNKMKHAGFEITYELTNEDWGVRRFFVKDPFQKLINILSHQ; encoded by the coding sequence ATGGTAAAAAGAATCGTAGCAAATATTAAAACGAATGATCTTTCCAGAGCCAATCAGTTTTATCAGGATATTCTTGAGCTGGATGTTTTGATGGATCATGGCTGGATCAAAACGCTGGGGAATGATGAAGAAGCAAAAGTTCAGATCAGCTTTGCTGAACAGGGAGGAAACGATACGGAAGTTCCCGATCTTTCCATTGAAGTAGATAATGTGGATGAAGTTTACAACAAAATGAAACATGCCGGTTTTGAAATCACTTACGAACTTACCAATGAAGACTGGGGTGTCCGAAGGTTTTTCGTTAAAGATCCTTTTCAGAAACTGATCAATATACTGTCTCACCAATAA
- a CDS encoding VOC family protein: MAKLNPYLNFDGTAEEAFNFYKTVFGGEFVGGIHKMGNAPGTENLSEEEKNRVMHIALPIGGDLLMASDIVPGFGQTLTVGNNNYVSIFPDSRNEADRIFKELSDGGNVEMPIEDQFWGDYFGCFQDKYGVHWMVNYNDEYAK, from the coding sequence ATGGCTAAATTAAATCCGTATCTGAATTTTGATGGAACAGCTGAAGAAGCGTTCAATTTTTACAAAACTGTTTTCGGTGGTGAATTCGTCGGAGGAATTCATAAAATGGGAAATGCTCCTGGTACAGAAAACCTTTCAGAAGAAGAAAAAAACAGGGTAATGCACATTGCTTTGCCTATTGGAGGTGACCTTTTAATGGCATCAGATATTGTACCCGGTTTTGGGCAGACGCTTACGGTAGGAAATAACAATTATGTTTCTATTTTCCCGGACTCCAGAAATGAGGCTGACAGAATTTTTAAAGAACTTTCTGATGGTGGAAATGTAGAAATGCCAATTGAAGATCAGTTTTGGGGAGACTATTTCGGATGCTTTCAGGATAAATATGGTGTTCATTGGATGGTGAACTATAATGATGAATACGCAAAATAA
- a CDS encoding SRPBCC family protein: MDPIKIDITILAPVEKVWNYFNEPKHITKWNFAHETWQCPSSENNLTVGGKFKNRMEAKDKSFGFDFEGVYDEIIPHEVIKYHMEDGRKVEVVFDKIDENTTKVIEIFDPEKQNSVEMQRDGWYAILNNFHKYVENH; the protein is encoded by the coding sequence ATGGATCCAATTAAAATAGACATTACAATTTTAGCACCCGTTGAAAAAGTCTGGAATTATTTCAATGAGCCAAAGCACATCACAAAATGGAATTTTGCCCATGAAACCTGGCAGTGCCCTAGTTCTGAAAATAATCTTACAGTAGGAGGCAAATTCAAAAACAGAATGGAAGCGAAAGACAAAAGTTTCGGATTTGATTTTGAAGGAGTTTATGATGAAATTATTCCTCACGAAGTGATCAAATATCATATGGAGGACGGACGGAAAGTAGAAGTTGTTTTCGATAAAATAGATGAAAACACAACGAAAGTTATTGAAATTTTCGATCCGGAAAAACAAAATTCTGTGGAAATGCAACGGGATGGCTGGTATGCTATTCTTAATAATTTCCACAAGTATGTTGAGAATCATTAA
- a CDS encoding VOC family protein, whose translation MNITDIYVNLPVKDVQKTREFWTKLGFSINEQFSDEKAICVVMKENHIYTMFLKEEFFQTFTNRPFAKGDTTQVLLAIGVNSRDEVDGMVKTAIENGGSKYSDPVDYGWMYQSSFADINGHQWEVMHGDVSQMPAQ comes from the coding sequence ATGAATATTACTGATATTTACGTCAATTTACCCGTAAAAGACGTACAAAAAACCAGAGAATTCTGGACGAAGCTTGGCTTTTCTATCAATGAACAGTTTTCAGATGAGAAGGCAATATGTGTAGTAATGAAAGAAAATCATATCTATACAATGTTTCTTAAAGAAGAGTTCTTCCAAACTTTTACCAACAGACCTTTTGCCAAAGGAGATACTACGCAGGTGCTTCTTGCCATTGGCGTAAACAGCCGGGATGAAGTAGATGGTATGGTAAAAACAGCTATTGAAAACGGAGGTTCAAAATACAGTGATCCCGTAGATTATGGATGGATGTATCAAAGCAGTTTTGCAGATATCAACGGCCATCAGTGGGAAGTAATGCATGGAGACGTCTCTCAGATGCCTGCTCAATAA
- a CDS encoding VOC family protein: MNNDIFPCLWYDGDAKQSAEFYCKVFGGEITADTPVVMNIDLFGQRVMLLNGGPQFKKNPSISFMVICETEDEVQKYWDTLLDGGLALMELGSYSWSKKYGWVQDQYGVTWQLFLGEKESEQKIIPTLMFIHQNNGKAKEAMELYTKTFPNSSIRNILTYGAGSEGHDIPEPAENVQHAHFMIDNYSLFCMDNSYDHQFDFNEGISLVVMTDDQQQTDNYWNTLTADGGRESMCGWLKDKYGLSWQIVPKRLIQLMNDSNQEKAYKVVQAMMKMQKIIIQDLEDAYNS; encoded by the coding sequence ATGAATAACGATATTTTCCCATGTCTCTGGTATGATGGAGACGCCAAGCAGTCTGCAGAATTTTATTGTAAAGTTTTTGGAGGTGAAATCACTGCAGATACACCCGTGGTAATGAATATTGACTTGTTTGGACAAAGAGTAATGCTTTTGAACGGCGGTCCGCAATTCAAAAAAAATCCTTCCATCTCTTTCATGGTAATTTGTGAAACAGAAGATGAGGTTCAAAAATACTGGGATACGCTGTTGGATGGCGGGCTGGCTTTGATGGAGCTGGGATCTTACTCATGGAGTAAAAAATATGGCTGGGTTCAGGATCAATATGGAGTAACGTGGCAGTTGTTTTTGGGCGAAAAAGAAAGTGAACAAAAGATCATACCTACTTTGATGTTCATCCATCAGAACAACGGAAAAGCAAAAGAGGCAATGGAACTTTACACCAAAACATTCCCCAATTCAAGCATAAGAAACATATTGACCTATGGAGCAGGAAGTGAAGGCCACGATATCCCGGAACCGGCAGAAAATGTTCAGCATGCTCATTTTATGATAGACAATTACAGCTTATTCTGCATGGATAATTCTTATGATCACCAGTTTGACTTCAATGAAGGAATATCATTGGTGGTAATGACAGATGACCAGCAGCAGACCGATAACTACTGGAACACGCTGACAGCAGACGGCGGCAGGGAAAGTATGTGCGGCTGGCTGAAAGATAAATATGGATTGAGCTGGCAGATAGTGCCTAAAAGACTTATTCAGCTAATGAACGATTCCAATCAGGAAAAAGCTTATAAAGTGGTTCAGGCAATGATGAAAATGCAGAAAATTATCATCCAGGATCTGGAAGATGCATATAATTCTTAA
- a CDS encoding glyoxalase superfamily protein: MKAERIIPILRIFDYQKTKEFYVDWLGFEIVWEHYFDENTPVYMEVKRENIIFHLSEHHGDGTPGTRVSVWGEGVPEYHKELIDKKYKYNRPGLEKTFYGAVSFTVIDPFGNKITFEEEYNEEKHKDLKLYSHD; this comes from the coding sequence ATGAAAGCAGAACGTATTATTCCTATACTAAGAATCTTCGATTATCAGAAAACAAAAGAATTTTATGTAGACTGGCTGGGATTTGAGATCGTCTGGGAACATTATTTTGATGAGAATACCCCTGTTTATATGGAAGTGAAAAGAGAAAATATCATTTTCCATTTAAGCGAACACCATGGAGACGGGACGCCAGGAACAAGGGTTTCAGTCTGGGGAGAAGGCGTTCCTGAATATCACAAAGAACTGATCGACAAAAAATACAAATACAACCGTCCCGGACTTGAAAAAACGTTTTACGGAGCCGTATCTTTTACCGTAATTGATCCTTTTGGGAATAAAATTACCTTTGAAGAAGAATATAATGAAGAAAAGCATAAAGATCTGAAGCTTTATTCTCACGATTGA
- a CDS encoding VOC family protein has product MKVNQIYVNLPVKDVQKTKEFWTKVGFSINEQFSDDKAACVALNDMIYVMFLQEDYFMTFTNKPVAKENTSQVLVAVGLNSREEVDKIVNTAVENGARQHEEPQDYGWMYQNSFWDLDGHGWNITFADMSQMPAE; this is encoded by the coding sequence ATGAAAGTCAATCAAATTTATGTGAACCTTCCTGTAAAAGATGTACAGAAAACAAAAGAATTCTGGACCAAGGTAGGTTTTTCGATTAACGAACAATTCTCTGATGATAAAGCAGCCTGCGTTGCTTTGAATGATATGATCTACGTAATGTTTCTGCAGGAAGATTATTTTATGACCTTCACCAATAAACCTGTTGCTAAAGAAAATACCAGTCAGGTTCTTGTAGCAGTAGGTTTGAATAGTCGTGAAGAAGTAGATAAAATAGTGAATACCGCTGTAGAAAACGGAGCGCGGCAGCATGAAGAACCTCAGGATTACGGCTGGATGTATCAGAATTCTTTCTGGGATCTGGACGGACACGGCTGGAATATCACTTTTGCCGATATGTCTCAAATGCCGGCAGAATAA
- a CDS encoding AraC family transcriptional regulator yields MFSNIHQEFEAPEELKDTIKCFWYNRRDYGENVSEFSVLPDGYAEIIFHFGSRCSISHQGILQALPSPFIMGLLNQPALFHAQNQLEIIGIRCFPWAVFDLLGLSSEKTENGVHTFEHPVATLQTGLNDLISQKKIEEAIVLVEQYFLKLHKHITVNSLLFKAGAAMRKNNGAIPVNQIADSAHTTVRTLERKFKQSSGHTVKDVSGIMRFEQIRNRLWHAPEASIAELAQEFGYADQSHLSREFKRYSGTTPAVFAREARKRKQILSNDFVAFVQA; encoded by the coding sequence ATGTTTTCCAATATACATCAGGAGTTTGAAGCCCCGGAAGAATTAAAGGATACCATTAAATGCTTCTGGTATAACAGAAGAGATTATGGAGAAAACGTGTCCGAATTTTCAGTACTTCCGGATGGTTATGCCGAAATCATCTTTCATTTTGGGAGTAGATGCAGTATTTCTCATCAGGGAATTCTACAGGCTTTGCCTTCTCCTTTTATCATGGGGTTGCTCAATCAGCCTGCTCTCTTTCATGCTCAGAATCAGCTGGAAATTATCGGGATAAGATGTTTTCCATGGGCTGTTTTTGACTTATTGGGGCTTTCATCAGAAAAAACAGAAAACGGAGTTCATACTTTTGAACATCCTGTTGCAACGCTTCAAACCGGATTGAATGATCTCATCAGTCAGAAGAAAATAGAGGAAGCTATTGTACTGGTAGAACAGTATTTTTTGAAATTACACAAGCACATTACAGTAAACAGTCTCCTTTTCAAAGCAGGAGCTGCCATGAGAAAAAATAATGGAGCAATTCCTGTAAATCAGATAGCTGATTCTGCTCATACAACAGTTCGGACACTGGAAAGAAAGTTTAAACAATCTTCTGGTCATACCGTAAAAGATGTCTCCGGAATTATGCGTTTTGAACAGATAAGAAACCGTCTGTGGCATGCTCCGGAAGCTTCTATTGCTGAACTTGCCCAGGAATTCGGATATGCAGACCAATCCCATTTAAGCAGAGAATTTAAACGCTACAGCGGTACAACACCTGCTGTTTTCGCACGGGAAGCAAGAAAAAGAAAGCAAATCTTAAGCAATGATTTTGTCGCATTTGTACAAGCATGA
- a CDS encoding alpha/beta hydrolase, translating to MEQRDLTIILVHGAWGDGSHWQYVIPSLTKAGYKVRSVQNPLTSLQDDINKTKDLIDAQEGKVLLVGHSYGGAVISGAGHHDKVAGLVYIAAFAPDAGDSLGSLLGRRESPGGASIYPDNKGFLWIKYDEFKSAFCQDLDDEKALVMSLSQKPIHGQCFGDVAGEPAWKTRPSWYQISLQDRMIPAETEKEMAERLEPKKIISLDAGHASLASHPEEVTQLILEAAASV from the coding sequence ATGGAACAAAGAGATTTAACCATTATTTTGGTACACGGAGCATGGGGAGACGGATCACACTGGCAATACGTTATTCCTTCACTTACAAAAGCAGGATATAAAGTAAGAAGTGTTCAGAATCCATTAACATCACTTCAGGACGATATTAATAAGACTAAAGATCTTATTGATGCCCAGGAAGGGAAAGTACTTTTAGTAGGACATTCTTATGGAGGAGCTGTTATTTCAGGAGCCGGGCATCATGATAAAGTAGCCGGACTGGTTTATATTGCTGCTTTTGCACCTGATGCAGGAGACAGCCTTGGATCTCTGTTAGGAAGAAGAGAATCGCCGGGTGGAGCGAGTATTTATCCTGATAACAAAGGTTTTTTATGGATCAAATACGATGAATTTAAATCTGCTTTCTGTCAGGATTTGGATGATGAAAAAGCATTGGTGATGTCCTTATCACAAAAGCCAATTCACGGTCAGTGTTTTGGGGATGTAGCGGGAGAACCTGCCTGGAAAACCCGCCCAAGTTGGTATCAGATCTCATTGCAGGACCGTATGATCCCTGCAGAAACAGAAAAAGAAATGGCGGAACGTCTTGAGCCTAAGAAAATAATCTCTTTGGATGCGGGACATGCTTCATTGGCATCACATCCTGAAGAAGTTACCCAGCTGATTTTAGAAGCAGCTGCTTCCGTTTAA
- a CDS encoding DinB family protein, whose amino-acid sequence MELVIPAYRMHSQSFMNVLDGISEEDALKRIENKTNHIVWMAGNFVNMRYGLGWVLGVQEEDPYSDLFFQGKALDESFKYPTLVELKENFHKISSKVFQRLHEVTDEELDEIFEIGMNIPFIKETKLNFVGMCIGREDYLCGQIGLMRRILNYPGMKYDVDENLKY is encoded by the coding sequence ATGGAACTCGTTATTCCTGCTTACAGAATGCATTCCCAAAGCTTTATGAATGTATTAGACGGCATTTCGGAAGAAGACGCGTTGAAAAGAATTGAAAATAAAACCAATCATATTGTGTGGATGGCAGGAAACTTTGTCAACATGCGTTATGGCCTTGGATGGGTACTTGGGGTACAGGAAGAAGACCCTTACAGTGACTTGTTTTTCCAGGGAAAAGCATTGGATGAAAGCTTTAAATATCCAACTTTAGTTGAACTAAAAGAAAACTTTCATAAAATTTCCTCTAAAGTATTCCAAAGACTTCATGAAGTAACTGATGAAGAACTGGATGAAATATTTGAGATAGGAATGAATATTCCTTTCATTAAAGAAACAAAACTCAATTTTGTAGGAATGTGTATTGGCCGCGAAGATTATCTCTGCGGACAGATAGGCCTGATGCGCAGAATTCTGAACTATCCGGGAATGAAATACGATGTGGACGAAAATCTTAAATATTAA
- a CDS encoding FAD-dependent oxidoreductase, giving the protein MVLNHKRVAIIGAGPVGLTMAVLLQQKDVEVNIYERDVNAQTRVWGGTLDLHKESGQKAMKKAGLLDKYYEMARPMGIKIADEHCNILFTKEITPENQYDNPEINRNHLREMLLGSLADDTVIWDMNFTGMEENDGKWLLHFKDKSDVTADLVIGANGGMSRVRKYVTDAEVEETGTFIIQGDIPQPEKICPEFFEWCEDKRPMAAFEGNLLVANPFNNGALSYGVIFKKPEEWEDGCTLDFKNTEQVRQFLSEKFSSWNELYQQLFLSTSFFVGLPTRRIPLDKPWKSNRNLPVTLIGDAAHLMPPFAGKGVNTGLLDALILSENLTEGKYQTISEAVNAYEKEMFIYAKEAQLESSKNELEMRDFKFSFTSLFQ; this is encoded by the coding sequence ATGGTACTGAATCATAAAAGAGTCGCTATCATTGGCGCAGGACCTGTAGGTTTAACCATGGCTGTTTTATTACAGCAGAAAGATGTTGAAGTAAATATCTATGAAAGAGATGTGAATGCACAGACAAGAGTCTGGGGCGGAACCTTGGATCTTCATAAAGAATCAGGACAGAAAGCCATGAAAAAAGCAGGTTTACTTGATAAATACTACGAGATGGCACGGCCTATGGGGATCAAAATCGCTGATGAACATTGCAATATTTTATTTACAAAGGAAATCACCCCCGAAAATCAATATGACAATCCTGAAATCAACAGAAATCATCTGAGAGAAATGCTTCTTGGCAGTCTGGCAGATGATACGGTAATCTGGGATATGAATTTTACCGGAATGGAAGAAAATGACGGTAAGTGGCTGCTTCATTTTAAAGACAAATCTGATGTGACCGCCGATCTCGTTATTGGTGCCAACGGAGGTATGTCCAGAGTAAGAAAGTACGTGACGGATGCAGAAGTAGAAGAAACCGGAACTTTTATCATTCAGGGAGATATTCCGCAGCCTGAAAAAATATGTCCTGAATTTTTTGAATGGTGTGAAGATAAAAGACCAATGGCAGCTTTTGAAGGTAATTTATTGGTAGCCAATCCATTTAATAACGGTGCTTTGAGTTATGGAGTTATATTCAAAAAGCCTGAAGAATGGGAAGATGGATGTACATTAGATTTTAAGAATACAGAACAGGTCCGTCAGTTTCTTTCCGAAAAATTTTCTTCATGGAATGAATTGTATCAGCAGTTATTCCTGTCAACTTCTTTTTTTGTAGGGCTGCCAACAAGGAGAATTCCATTAGACAAACCTTGGAAAAGCAATCGTAATTTACCCGTTACACTGATTGGTGATGCAGCACATCTTATGCCTCCTTTTGCCGGAAAGGGTGTAAATACCGGATTATTGGATGCTTTAATTTTATCAGAAAATCTGACAGAAGGAAAATACCAAACGATATCCGAAGCCGTTAATGCTTACGAAAAAGAAATGTTTATCTACGCCAAAGAAGCTCAGCTCGAATCCAGTAAAAATGAACTGGAAATGCGGGATTTCAAATTCTCTTTTACAAGCCTTTTCCAATAA
- a CDS encoding Crp/Fnr family transcriptional regulator, giving the protein MTNKALETCYDFPFFFPEELAEIFQAHEKTSFQKGDFILEEGKTANEYYILESGLARSYVNDFNGNEVTTHFFVENEVIIEVLSMFQRVPSQENIVCITDCDCWRLDYDTFQELFHKIPNLREWGRSWMSQELFAYKQRSVEMFTLSATRRYLNLLEQKSKVIQFAPLKQIASYLGVTDTSLSRIRKEIVSHPKKN; this is encoded by the coding sequence ATGACCAATAAAGCCTTAGAAACCTGCTATGATTTCCCATTCTTCTTCCCTGAAGAGCTTGCTGAAATCTTTCAGGCTCATGAAAAAACGTCATTTCAGAAAGGTGATTTTATTCTTGAAGAAGGAAAAACAGCCAATGAATATTATATTCTTGAAAGCGGATTGGCGCGTTCCTATGTCAATGATTTCAACGGAAATGAAGTAACCACTCATTTTTTTGTAGAGAATGAAGTGATTATTGAGGTTTTGTCAATGTTTCAAAGAGTTCCGTCTCAGGAAAATATCGTTTGTATTACAGATTGTGACTGCTGGAGGCTTGATTATGACACGTTCCAGGAATTGTTCCATAAAATCCCAAATCTCAGGGAATGGGGAAGATCATGGATGTCTCAGGAGCTTTTTGCTTACAAACAACGCTCCGTAGAAATGTTCACGCTGTCAGCAACCAGAAGATACCTTAATCTGCTGGAACAAAAATCTAAAGTCATACAATTTGCACCATTGAAGCAGATTGCTTCCTATCTGGGAGTTACAGACACTTCTTTAAGCCGTATTCGCAAAGAAATAGTTTCCCATCCTAAGAAAAATTAA
- a CDS encoding Crp/Fnr family transcriptional regulator, whose translation MTSNNYKKYGELFQVDSDHFEEFYALLHDTKLLKSDFFLKQGEKCKYLGFIKKGTIRSFYINDQGREINFGFYFENEFFTDYESILCDTVSNMNIQALENCEILLLSKDHLQDLYKREAYWQQFGRVMSEKIYLDAKKRIDDLLCFSPEKRYLNLVKKQPALFQKIAQKHIASYLGVTEQSLSRIRSRIVN comes from the coding sequence ATGACGTCAAATAATTATAAGAAATATGGAGAACTTTTCCAGGTAGACTCGGATCATTTTGAAGAGTTCTATGCTTTACTTCATGATACCAAGCTATTAAAATCTGATTTTTTTCTCAAGCAGGGAGAAAAATGCAAATATTTGGGCTTTATCAAAAAAGGTACTATCAGGTCTTTCTATATCAATGATCAGGGCCGCGAAATCAATTTTGGATTCTATTTTGAAAATGAATTTTTTACAGATTACGAAAGCATTCTGTGTGATACCGTATCCAATATGAACATCCAGGCGTTGGAAAACTGTGAAATTCTACTGCTGAGTAAAGATCATCTCCAGGATTTATATAAAAGAGAAGCATACTGGCAGCAATTCGGGAGAGTGATGAGTGAAAAAATTTATCTTGATGCCAAAAAACGGATTGATGATCTGTTGTGCTTTTCTCCAGAAAAAAGATATCTCAATCTTGTCAAAAAACAGCCTGCACTCTTTCAGAAAATAGCCCAGAAACACATTGCCAGTTACCTCGGCGTAACAGAGCAGTCACTCAGCCGAATAAGAAGCCGCATCGTTAATTAA
- the tpx gene encoding thiol peroxidase: MSTTITLKGNEVHTIGTLPSVGTTVKDFALVDSGLAVKTLETFAGKKKVFNIFPSIDTPTCAASSRKFNEEASKLDNTVVINVSKDLPFALGRFCAAEGLNNVETLSDFRSSFGDDYEVTIADSPLKGLLSRAVIVTDENNKVVYTEQVPEIADEPNYDAALAALNK; encoded by the coding sequence ATGTCAACGACAATCACTTTAAAAGGAAACGAAGTACACACAATAGGAACATTGCCATCTGTAGGAACCACTGTAAAAGACTTTGCTTTGGTAGACTCAGGATTAGCGGTAAAAACTCTTGAAACTTTTGCAGGAAAGAAAAAAGTATTCAATATTTTCCCAAGCATTGATACACCTACTTGTGCTGCTTCTTCCAGAAAATTCAATGAAGAGGCTTCAAAACTTGACAATACAGTGGTAATCAACGTTTCTAAAGACCTTCCATTCGCATTAGGAAGATTCTGTGCTGCTGAAGGTTTGAATAACGTAGAAACACTTTCAGATTTCAGAAGCAGCTTCGGAGATGATTATGAAGTGACTATTGCAGACTCTCCTTTGAAAGGACTATTGAGCCGTGCCGTGATCGTTACAGACGAAAACAATAAAGTAGTATATACTGAGCAGGTTCCTGAAATTGCTGATGAGCCTAATTATGATGCTGCTCTTGCTGCATTGAACAAATAA
- a CDS encoding DUF763 domain-containing protein, whose translation MKRSGTADLPLHYGKVPPWLYERMSVLGLSIIEVILMDYGKDEVVRRLADPFWFQSFGAVMGMDWHSSGITTSVMGALKRSINPNSQSLGLYICGGKGKFSRETPSELIRIADKTGLNGTDLVRASKLSAKVDNTAIQDGYQLYLHNFILSDNGNWSVIQQGMHESDGTARRYHWHSENITSFVEKPHTGINGISRGQILNLTDTEASENRKGILDISHTDSAEVMKDFARLILPAHHDVQASDVDLKRLGALLYVTREQQPQNFEDLLMLEGVGPRTMQSLALVSEVIHGAPSRFADPARFSFAHGGKDGHPFPVPINTYDESISILRKGIEKSKLGNSDKLNSLNKLHQIVTEAEKDFTPDFDIQQVIEEERQNSWRFGGKTVFGDAEKPSSQKSIQLSLF comes from the coding sequence ATGAAACGTTCAGGAACCGCAGATCTACCCCTTCACTATGGCAAAGTACCTCCATGGCTGTATGAACGTATGTCTGTACTGGGCCTTTCCATCATTGAAGTCATTCTCATGGATTATGGTAAAGATGAGGTAGTGCGCCGATTGGCAGATCCATTCTGGTTTCAGAGTTTTGGAGCGGTGATGGGAATGGACTGGCATTCTTCAGGAATTACCACTTCTGTCATGGGAGCTTTGAAACGTTCTATTAATCCTAATTCCCAATCTTTGGGACTTTATATCTGTGGCGGAAAGGGGAAATTTTCACGCGAAACTCCATCAGAACTGATCAGAATTGCAGATAAAACCGGACTCAACGGAACGGATCTTGTGAGAGCCAGTAAACTTTCTGCAAAAGTAGACAATACAGCCATTCAGGATGGATATCAGCTGTATCTGCACAATTTTATTCTTTCAGACAACGGAAACTGGAGTGTTATCCAGCAGGGAATGCATGAATCCGACGGAACAGCGAGAAGATATCACTGGCACTCGGAAAATATCACCTCATTTGTAGAAAAACCGCACACAGGAATCAATGGAATTTCAAGAGGGCAGATTCTTAATCTTACTGATACCGAAGCTTCAGAAAACAGAAAGGGAATTCTCGATATTTCCCATACCGATTCAGCAGAAGTGATGAAAGATTTTGCAAGATTGATTCTTCCTGCCCATCATGATGTTCAGGCTTCTGATGTTGATCTGAAGCGTCTGGGAGCACTTCTGTATGTTACCAGAGAACAGCAGCCTCAGAATTTTGAAGACTTGCTGATGCTGGAAGGAGTAGGACCAAGAACCATGCAGTCATTGGCTTTGGTAAGTGAAGTGATTCACGGAGCACCGTCAAGATTTGCTGATCCGGCAAGGTTTTCCTTTGCTCATGGAGGTAAAGATGGACATCCTTTCCCTGTTCCTATCAATACCTATGACGAAAGTATCAGCATTCTCAGAAAAGGAATTGAAAAGTCCAAACTGGGAAATTCTGATAAGCTGAACTCTTTAAATAAGCTTCACCAGATCGTAACAGAAGCAGAAAAAGACTTCACTCCGGATTTTGATATCCAGCAGGTAATTGAAGAAGAAAGACAAAATTCCTGGCGCTTTGGCGGAAAAACAGTTTTTGGAGATGCCGAGAAGCCAAGTTCTCAGAAATCGATACAGCTTTCTCTGTTCTAA